In a genomic window of Vulpes vulpes isolate BD-2025 chromosome 6, VulVul3, whole genome shotgun sequence:
- the CYSLTR2 gene encoding cysteinyl leukotriene receptor 2, which yields MVTIYQIYKSDGIEKKLLSLPPFTSTPEMEPNGTFGSSNSNGSCTIENFKKGFYPIVYLVIFVWGTLGNGFSIYVFLQSYKKSTSVNVFMLNLAISDFLFTSTLPFRADYYIRGSNWIFGDLACRIMSYSMYVNMYSSIYFLTVLSIVRFLATVHPFRLLHVTSIKSAWILCGIIWILIMASSVMLLNNGSEQKGGAVLCLELNINKIVKLKTMNYIALVIGFLLPFCMLSICYLLIIRALLKVEVPESGLRVSHKKALITVIIALIIFLLCFLPYHILRTLHLMEWKVNTCKEDLHKAVVITLALAAANTCLNPLLYYFAGENFKDRLRLILRKGQAQKTKYSLPVCMWLKRETQI from the exons ATGGTTACTATTTACCAGATTTACAAGTCTGACGG CATAGAGAAGAAACTTCTGTCCTTGCCTCCGTTCACCTCCACGCCAGAAATGGAACCCAATGGCACCTTTGGCAGTAGCAACAGCAATGGGAGCTGTACAATTGAGAACTTCAAAAAGGGTTTTTACCCCATTGTGTACCTGGTAATATTTGTCTGGGGAACCTTGGGAAATGGCTTTTCCATATATGTTTTCCTGCAATCTTATAAGAAGTCCACTTCTGTGAATGTGTTCATGCTAAACCTGGCCATTTCAGATTTCTTGTTCACAAGTACACTACCCTTCAGAGCTGACTATTATATCAGAGGCTCCAATTGGATATTTGGGGACCTGGCCTGCAGGATTATGTCTTATTCTATGTATGTCAACATGTACAGCAGCATTTATTTCCTGACTGTGCTGAGCATCGTGCGTTTCCTGGCAACTGTTCACCCCTTCCGGCTTCTCCATGTCACCAGCATCAAGAGTGCCTGGATTCTGTGTGGGATCATATGGATCCTTATCATGGCTTCCTCAGTAATGCTTCTGAACAATGGCTCTGAGCAGAAGGGCGGTGCCGTATTATGCTTAGAGctgaatatcaataaaattgttaaactGAAGACCATGAACTACATTGCCTTGGTGATCGGCTTCCTACTGCCGTTCTGCATGCTCAGCATTTGTTACCTGCTGATCATTCGAGCCCTGTTAAAAGTAGAGGTCCCAGAATCAGGGCTGCGGGTTTCTCACAAGAAGGCGCTTATCACCGTCATCATTGCCTTGATCATCTTCCTCTTGTGTTTCCTGCCCTATCACATACTGAGAACTCTCCACCTGATGGAGTGGAAAGTGAATACATGCAAAGAGGACCTGcataaagctgtagtcatcacACTGGCCTTGGCAGCAGCCAATACCTGCCTCAATCCTTTGCTCTATTACTTTGCTGGGGAAAATTTTAAGGACAGACTGAGGTTGATACTCAGAAAAGGGCAGGCACAGAAGACAAAGTACAGCCTTCCTGTCTGCATGTGGTTGAAAAGGGAAACACAAATTTAA